Proteins from a genomic interval of Mycobacterium conspicuum:
- a CDS encoding HNH endonuclease signature motif containing protein yields MRFPAPPLLTDNVPRRLDALFDELAELAGQRNAIDARVVEIAAEMERDELCGSTGARSVAALLAWKLATSSANARTITTVARRLDEFPRCAQAMREGRLSLDQVGVIAARAGQGSDEHYAKLAAVATVNQLRTAVKLEPRPDPGPEYESDLRPSVTKTSSDERFSYWRIKLGNLDAAKFDAALATHRDALVAQWKRDHGDDDDNDDARAGEQRPPLPSTGEAFMHLVEAGWDVEAARRPHGQHTTVVVHVDVQQKAAALHLGPLLSDAERQELTCDATCEVWFERDGNVIGAGRTTRVINRRLRRALEHRHPTCAVPGCGATRGLHAHHIRHWEDGGPTELHNLVLLCPYHHRLHHRGLITISGPADALTVTDDTGRLLSPGSLARPPTQPPPAVPPWRGPLGERADWWWYTPFQPQPPPTNN; encoded by the coding sequence ATGCGTTTCCCCGCCCCGCCTCTGCTGACGGACAATGTTCCGCGGCGTTTGGATGCGCTGTTTGACGAGCTGGCAGAGTTGGCCGGTCAGCGCAACGCGATCGATGCGCGGGTCGTGGAGATCGCGGCGGAGATGGAGCGCGACGAGCTCTGTGGCTCCACCGGCGCGCGTTCGGTGGCGGCATTGCTGGCCTGGAAGCTGGCCACGTCGTCGGCCAACGCGCGCACGATCACCACGGTGGCGCGTCGACTCGACGAGTTCCCACGCTGCGCTCAAGCCATGCGGGAGGGTCGGCTGTCGCTGGATCAGGTCGGCGTGATCGCCGCGCGCGCCGGACAGGGATCCGATGAGCATTACGCGAAGCTGGCCGCAGTGGCCACGGTCAATCAGCTGCGCACCGCGGTCAAGCTGGAACCGCGACCCGACCCCGGCCCCGAATATGAGTCCGATCTGCGGCCGTCGGTCACCAAGACCTCCTCCGATGAGCGGTTCAGCTATTGGCGGATCAAACTGGGCAACCTGGATGCGGCGAAATTCGACGCCGCGCTGGCCACGCACCGTGACGCACTGGTCGCGCAGTGGAAACGCGACCACGGTGACGACGACGATAACGACGACGCGCGCGCCGGCGAGCAGAGGCCGCCGTTGCCGAGCACCGGGGAGGCGTTCATGCACCTGGTCGAGGCGGGCTGGGATGTTGAGGCGGCCCGCCGACCGCACGGGCAGCACACCACCGTGGTGGTGCACGTCGATGTGCAGCAGAAAGCCGCGGCACTGCATTTGGGTCCGCTGCTGTCCGACGCCGAACGCCAAGAACTGACCTGCGATGCCACCTGTGAGGTCTGGTTTGAACGCGACGGCAACGTCATCGGCGCCGGGCGTACCACGCGGGTGATCAACCGGCGGTTGCGTCGCGCGCTTGAGCACCGCCACCCGACTTGCGCGGTGCCCGGTTGTGGCGCCACCCGGGGTCTTCATGCGCACCACATCCGCCATTGGGAAGACGGCGGCCCCACCGAGCTGCACAATCTGGTTCTGCTCTGCCCGTACCACCATCGGCTACACCACCGCGGCCTGATCACCATCAGCGGACCCGCCGACGCCCTGACCGTCACCGACGACACCGGCCGATTACTCAGTCCGGGATCGCTGGCCCGACCACCCACCCAACCCCCACCCGCGGTCCCACCGTGGCGCGGGCCCCTCGGCGAACGCGCCGACTGGTGGTGGTACACCCCCTTCCAACCCCAACCACCACCCACCAACAACTAG
- a CDS encoding nuclear transport factor 2 family protein, whose protein sequence is MLARDELHELVNAYCRAVDRADYEALREMYHPDATDSHGSFSTGGVEQFIAQLRAAEPYVRVSQHNVTTTNFTIDGDTARGEIYCLVFHTFAGPEHDLDVIIGGRYLDTYTKHDGRWKFSQRTIVADWAYQNDPSQVNFEHPSTRGSLRGKPGQTDPSIDLFTRGG, encoded by the coding sequence ATGCTGGCCAGAGACGAACTGCACGAGCTGGTCAATGCCTACTGCCGCGCCGTCGACCGCGCCGATTACGAAGCGCTGCGGGAGATGTATCACCCCGACGCCACCGACTCGCACGGCTCGTTTTCGACGGGCGGCGTCGAACAATTCATCGCACAACTACGGGCGGCCGAACCGTACGTGCGTGTCTCCCAACACAACGTCACCACAACGAATTTCACGATCGACGGCGACACTGCCCGCGGTGAAATCTACTGCCTGGTTTTTCACACCTTCGCCGGCCCCGAACACGACCTCGACGTCATCATCGGCGGCCGGTACTTGGACACCTACACCAAACACGACGGCCGCTGGAAGTTCAGTCAACGCACCATCGTCGCGGACTGGGCATACCAAAACGATCCGTCCCAAGTGAATTTCGAACACCCCAGTACGCGGGGAAGCCTGCGCGGTAAACCCGGCCAGACCGACCCGTCGATCGACCTGTTCACCCGAGGCGGTTAG
- a CDS encoding DUF5302 domain-containing protein codes for MAESKSSKDSGAPEDETKRKFKEALERKLAKSSDGSDHKDAGGKQSRSHGHGPAESRREFRRKSG; via the coding sequence ATGGCTGAGTCGAAGTCGTCGAAGGATTCCGGCGCACCCGAGGACGAGACCAAACGCAAGTTCAAGGAGGCCCTCGAGCGCAAGTTGGCGAAGTCCTCGGACGGATCCGACCACAAGGACGCCGGCGGCAAGCAATCACGCAGCCACGGTCACGGGCCGGCGGAGAGCCGTCGGGAATTCCGCCGCAAGAGCGGCTAA
- a CDS encoding PPOX class F420-dependent oxidoreductase, which translates to MGRQVFDDKLLAVISGNSLGVLATIKRDGRPQLSNVSYHFDAREVVVRVSITEPRAKTRNLRRDPRASLLVDADDGWSYAVAEGTAELSPPAASPDDDTVEALIALYRDIAGEHPDWDEYRQAMVTDRRVLLTLPISHVYGLPPGKR; encoded by the coding sequence ATGGGACGCCAAGTGTTCGACGACAAACTCCTGGCCGTGATCAGCGGAAACTCACTGGGGGTGCTGGCCACGATCAAACGCGACGGGCGGCCCCAACTGTCGAACGTGTCGTATCACTTCGACGCGCGCGAGGTGGTGGTGCGGGTGTCGATCACCGAGCCGCGGGCCAAGACCCGCAACCTGCGCCGCGACCCGCGGGCGTCGCTGTTGGTGGACGCCGACGACGGGTGGTCCTATGCCGTCGCGGAGGGCACGGCGGAGTTGTCGCCGCCCGCCGCGTCGCCCGACGACGACACCGTCGAGGCGCTGATCGCCTTGTATCGCGACATCGCCGGCGAGCATCCGGACTGGGACGAATACCGGCAGGCGATGGTCACCGATCGGCGGGTGCTGCTGACGTTGCCGATCTCGCATGTCTACGGTCTGCCCCCGGGAAAGCGTTAG
- a CDS encoding DUF1697 domain-containing protein encodes MTQFAAFLRGVNVGGVNLKMAEVAAALSEAGFSNVRTILASGNVLLESSSGVTAVRKQAEAALRERFGYEAWVLAYDIDTVRKIAEAYPFEREVDGYQSYVTFVTDAKVLDELAALADQAGSDEKIARGVGVVYWQVPKGSTLDSTIGKTMGKPRYKSSTTTRNLRTVAKVVK; translated from the coding sequence ATGACCCAATTCGCAGCGTTCCTGCGTGGCGTCAACGTGGGGGGCGTCAACTTGAAGATGGCCGAGGTGGCCGCTGCGTTGTCTGAGGCCGGATTCAGCAACGTGCGCACCATCCTGGCCTCCGGCAATGTGCTGCTGGAATCGTCGTCCGGCGTCACCGCGGTGCGGAAGCAAGCCGAGGCCGCGTTGCGCGAGCGATTCGGCTACGAGGCCTGGGTGCTGGCCTACGACATCGACACGGTGCGCAAGATCGCCGAGGCTTACCCGTTCGAGCGCGAGGTCGACGGGTATCAGTCCTACGTCACGTTCGTCACCGACGCCAAAGTGCTCGACGAACTCGCCGCGCTGGCCGACCAGGCCGGCTCGGACGAAAAGATCGCCCGCGGCGTCGGCGTCGTCTACTGGCAGGTGCCCAAGGGCAGCACCCTGGACAGCACCATCGGGAAAACGATGGGCAAGCCGCGCTACAAGTCGTCGACCACCACGCGCAATCTGCGCACCGTGGCCAAGGTGGTCAAGTGA
- a CDS encoding GntR family transcriptional regulator, with amino-acid sequence MELRDLLRVDVKAGKPLFDQLRTQVIEGVRAGALPPGTRLPTVRDLAGQLGVAANTVARAYRELESAAIVETRGRFGTFISRFDPTDAAMAAAAREYVEVARALGLTKSDAMRYLTNVPDD; translated from the coding sequence GTGGAGTTGCGGGATTTGCTACGGGTGGATGTCAAGGCGGGCAAGCCGTTATTCGACCAGCTTCGAACCCAGGTGATCGAGGGGGTCCGCGCCGGTGCGCTGCCGCCGGGCACCCGGCTGCCCACGGTGCGTGACCTGGCCGGTCAGCTGGGCGTCGCCGCCAACACCGTGGCCCGCGCATATCGCGAATTGGAATCGGCGGCGATCGTCGAAACACGCGGCCGCTTCGGCACTTTCATCTCTCGCTTCGATCCGACCGACGCGGCGATGGCGGCCGCCGCCCGCGAATACGTCGAGGTGGCCAGGGCGTTGGGGCTGACCAAGTCCGACGCGATGCGCTACCTCACCAACGTGCCGGACGACTGA
- a CDS encoding NAD-dependent deacylase: MRVTVLSGAGISAESGVPTFRDDKNGLWARFDPYELSSTQGWLKNPERVWGWYLWRHYLVAKVEPNDGHRAIAAWQDGAQVTVVTQNVDDLHERAGSTPVHHLHGSLFEFRCARCGVAYTEALPEMPEPAIEVEPPVCSECDGLIRPDIVWFGEALPEGPWQRAVEATQDADVMVVVGTSAIVYPAAGLPDLALARGAVVIEVNPEPTPLSASATLSIRQSASQALPGLLQRLPALLQ, from the coding sequence ATGCGAGTGACGGTACTTAGCGGCGCGGGCATTTCCGCAGAGAGCGGGGTGCCGACCTTTCGCGATGACAAGAACGGACTGTGGGCGCGCTTCGACCCTTACGAGCTATCCAGCACACAGGGCTGGCTGAAGAACCCCGAACGCGTCTGGGGCTGGTACCTGTGGCGGCACTATCTGGTGGCCAAGGTCGAACCCAACGACGGGCACCGCGCCATCGCCGCCTGGCAGGACGGGGCGCAGGTCACCGTCGTCACCCAGAACGTCGATGACTTGCACGAGCGCGCCGGCAGCACGCCGGTACACCACCTGCACGGCAGCCTGTTCGAATTCCGTTGTGCGCGTTGCGGAGTGGCCTACACCGAGGCTCTGCCGGAGATGCCCGAGCCCGCGATCGAGGTGGAGCCGCCGGTGTGTAGCGAGTGCGACGGCCTGATTCGCCCCGACATCGTGTGGTTCGGCGAAGCATTGCCCGAGGGCCCGTGGCAGCGTGCGGTGGAAGCGACGCAGGACGCCGACGTGATGGTGGTGGTGGGCACCTCGGCGATCGTCTACCCCGCGGCGGGGCTACCCGACCTGGCGCTGGCCCGCGGCGCCGTCGTCATCGAGGTCAACCCGGAGCCCACGCCGCTGTCTGCAAGCGCAACGCTCAGCATCCGCCAGAGCGCGAGCCAGGCGCTGCCCGGGCTGTTGCAGCGGCTGCCGGCCCTGCTGCAGTAG
- a CDS encoding endonuclease domain-containing protein, whose protein sequence is MTASDEPFIGSEAVASGALRKHQLRSRFRAVFPDVYVSRDQQLTVRQLAIAGWLWSHRNGVLAGVTAAAWHGSKWVDEDLPIELIWSNARPPRGLRTHDMALCPGELDMVAGLPVTTPGRTAFDIGCGKPMGFAVAHLDALMNATGLKVNDIADVATRHRGARGLRKLDRALQLVDAGSQSPKESWLRLLLIRAGLPRPTTQIPVDAGHQMYYLDMGWPDLMVAVEYDGEHHRKDRWHYRKDIRRSEELARLGWIVIRVVASDRPEDIIRRVRDARAHRNCVQIAISRKITR, encoded by the coding sequence ATGACGGCAAGCGACGAACCATTCATTGGCAGCGAAGCGGTGGCCAGTGGGGCCCTACGCAAACACCAGCTGCGCTCCCGCTTCAGGGCGGTGTTTCCAGACGTCTATGTGTCCAGGGATCAACAGCTGACGGTGCGGCAACTGGCCATTGCGGGCTGGCTGTGGTCGCATCGCAATGGGGTGCTGGCAGGGGTTACCGCGGCGGCGTGGCACGGCTCGAAATGGGTGGACGAGGACCTACCTATCGAATTGATCTGGTCGAATGCGCGCCCGCCGCGCGGGCTTCGCACCCATGACATGGCGTTATGCCCTGGCGAGCTGGACATGGTCGCCGGCCTGCCCGTCACGACTCCAGGCCGCACGGCGTTCGACATCGGGTGCGGGAAGCCGATGGGCTTCGCGGTCGCCCACCTCGATGCGCTCATGAACGCCACCGGCCTCAAGGTCAACGACATCGCCGATGTCGCCACCCGGCATCGCGGAGCGAGAGGGTTGCGGAAATTGGACAGGGCGCTGCAGCTTGTGGACGCCGGTTCACAGTCGCCGAAGGAGAGTTGGCTGCGGCTGCTGTTGATCAGAGCCGGCCTACCGCGGCCCACCACACAGATCCCCGTGGATGCGGGCCACCAGATGTACTACCTCGACATGGGCTGGCCGGACCTCATGGTGGCCGTGGAGTATGACGGTGAGCATCACCGAAAGGACCGCTGGCACTACAGAAAAGACATTCGCCGCAGCGAGGAGTTAGCGCGCCTCGGCTGGATCGTGATACGAGTGGTGGCATCGGATCGCCCCGAAGACATCATCCGCCGCGTGCGCGACGCGCGTGCGCACCGAAACTGCGTACAGATCGCAATTTCTCGAAAAATCACGCGCTGA
- a CDS encoding class I SAM-dependent methyltransferase: MNAVSCAQSPIDHPFFARVWPVVATHEAKAVQALRRENLAGLSGRVLEVGAGVGTNFALYPPTVEQVVAVEPEPRLRAKARVAAANAPIPVTVSGETMEQFGLAAEPFDVVVCSLVLCSVRDPDAALRHLYALLRKGGELRYLEHIASAGVRGFWQRVVDATLWPRLFGNCHTHRDTEQSLVDAGFQIDTSRREWTLPFWMPMPVSELALGRAVRS; the protein is encoded by the coding sequence ATGAACGCCGTTTCCTGCGCGCAATCGCCGATAGACCACCCGTTCTTCGCGCGGGTCTGGCCCGTCGTGGCCACCCACGAGGCGAAGGCCGTACAGGCGCTGCGCCGGGAGAACCTCGCGGGCCTGTCGGGGCGGGTCTTGGAGGTGGGAGCCGGCGTCGGCACCAACTTCGCCTTGTACCCGCCGACCGTCGAACAGGTGGTTGCGGTGGAGCCCGAGCCCCGGCTGCGCGCCAAGGCCCGCGTCGCGGCCGCGAACGCACCGATTCCCGTCACCGTGTCCGGCGAGACGATGGAGCAATTCGGCTTGGCTGCGGAGCCGTTTGACGTGGTGGTGTGCTCGCTGGTGCTGTGCTCGGTGCGTGATCCCGACGCCGCGCTGCGCCATCTCTACGCGCTGCTGCGTAAAGGCGGGGAGTTGCGGTATCTCGAGCACATCGCCAGCGCGGGTGTGCGGGGATTTTGGCAACGGGTTGTCGATGCGACCCTGTGGCCGAGGTTGTTCGGTAACTGCCACACCCACCGCGATACCGAGCAGTCGCTGGTCGACGCCGGATTCCAGATCGACACCTCGCGCCGCGAGTGGACTTTGCCGTTCTGGATGCCGATGCCGGTGTCGGAGTTGGCGCTGGGGCGGGCGGTTCGGTCTTAG
- a CDS encoding TetR/AcrR family transcriptional regulator has translation MVSVPVDQIARRSRAPRGSGDLLRDEILDAATDLLLETGRATSVSIRSVAQRVGVTPPSIYLHFADKDALLDAVCARYFAKLNLEMQRAAEEHTSPVDALRAQGHAYIRFALQTPELYRLATMSEWRSGREIDVVLESSAFQHMRATVQALADGGVQLRDDPSTIALEFWTAAHGVASMLIAKPHLPFGEVEEFADRVFRSAFIGRAVVGLIGDVSPQEFMAWVGTQTRAEES, from the coding sequence TTGGTTAGCGTCCCCGTCGACCAGATAGCACGACGGTCCCGAGCCCCGCGCGGGTCCGGCGACCTGCTGCGCGACGAAATCCTGGACGCGGCAACCGATCTCCTGCTGGAAACCGGGCGCGCCACGTCCGTGTCGATCCGCTCGGTGGCGCAGCGCGTCGGCGTCACCCCGCCCTCGATCTACCTGCATTTCGCCGACAAGGATGCGCTGCTGGACGCGGTGTGCGCGCGCTACTTCGCCAAGCTCAACCTGGAAATGCAGCGGGCGGCCGAGGAACACACCTCGCCGGTGGACGCGTTGCGCGCGCAGGGCCACGCGTACATCCGGTTCGCGCTGCAAACGCCCGAGCTGTACCGCCTCGCGACGATGAGCGAATGGCGCTCCGGGCGTGAAATCGATGTGGTGTTGGAAAGTTCGGCCTTTCAGCACATGCGCGCCACCGTCCAGGCGTTGGCCGATGGCGGCGTGCAGCTGCGGGACGACCCGTCCACCATCGCGCTCGAATTCTGGACCGCGGCGCACGGGGTGGCGTCCATGTTGATCGCCAAGCCGCACCTGCCGTTCGGCGAGGTTGAGGAGTTCGCCGACCGGGTGTTTCGCTCAGCGTTCATCGGACGCGCGGTGGTCGGCCTCATTGGGGACGTGTCGCCCCAGGAATTCATGGCCTGGGTGGGGACACAGACCCGGGCGGAAGAGTCATGA